CGCGGCCGCCCGGCCGACCCACTCGGCGAGGAGTCTAGGGGCCTCAGGGGTGGGTGAGCACCTCGGCGCCGGTCTCGGTGACGAGCAGGGTGTGCTCGAACTGCGCGGAGCGGCGCCGGTCCTTGGTCACGACGGTCCAGCCGTCGTCCCACATGTCGTAGTCGGGGGTGCCGAGGTTGAGCATCGGCTCGATCGTGAAGGTCATCCCGACGCGGATCTCGTCGTCGAAGCGCTCGTCGTCGTAGTGGGGGATGATCAGCCCGGAGTGGAACGCGGTGCCGATGCCGTGGCCGGTGAAGTCGCGCACCACGCCGTAGCCGAAGCGCTTGGCGTACGCCTCGATCACCCGGCCGATCACGTTGACCCGACGACCGGGCTTGACCGCCTTGATCGCGCGGTCGAGCGACTCCTTCGTCCGCTCGACGAGCAGCCGGGACTCCTCGTCGACGTCGCCGGCCAGGAAGGTCGCGTTGGTGTCACCGTGGACGCCACCGATGAAGGCGGTGATGTCGATGTTGACGATGTCGCCGTCCTCGACCACGCGGGAGTCGGGGATGCCGTGGCAGATCACCTCGTTGACGCTCGAGCACAGCGACTTCGGGAAGCCGCGGTAGCCGAGCGTCGAGGGGTACGCGCCGTGGTCGCACAGGAACTCGTGGCCGATCCGGTCCAGCTCGTCGGTGGTCACGCCGGGGACGACGTGGGAGCCGACCAGCTCGCGGGCCTGCGCGGCGAGCCGCCCCGCGACGCGCATCCGCTCGATGGTCTCCGCGTCCTTGACCTCCTCGCCGGCGAACCGCTCGGGTGCCGGACGGTCGACGTACTCCGGTCGGGCGATCGTGTCGGGGACGGGACGGCGGGGCGAGATCACGGCGGGGGCTACGGCAGGCACGCGGCGAGTGTAGTTTCGGCGCATGAGCGAGAACGAATACTGGTTCTGCCTGACTCACCACACGGTCGAGGGGCGCGACGGCTGCAAGAACGCCGACCGCCTCGGCCCCTACGCGTC
Above is a genomic segment from Nocardioides okcheonensis containing:
- the map gene encoding type I methionyl aminopeptidase: MRRNYTRRVPAVAPAVISPRRPVPDTIARPEYVDRPAPERFAGEEVKDAETIERMRVAGRLAAQARELVGSHVVPGVTTDELDRIGHEFLCDHGAYPSTLGYRGFPKSLCSSVNEVICHGIPDSRVVEDGDIVNIDITAFIGGVHGDTNATFLAGDVDEESRLLVERTKESLDRAIKAVKPGRRVNVIGRVIEAYAKRFGYGVVRDFTGHGIGTAFHSGLIIPHYDDERFDDEIRVGMTFTIEPMLNLGTPDYDMWDDGWTVVTKDRRRSAQFEHTLLVTETGAEVLTHP